TTGATCGTAGCTGCGTCAGCTATTGACTCGCGCGCGCGATGCCACCTGAGATTCACATTCGTGCATGCCGTATGGCGCAAACGTTCTCATCAGGTCGCCATGTACATGACTGATGCATGGGGAATTTCGCGACCAGACCCCATGGAGTCCACACTCGTGCGGTATGCAGCGTTGAAATGCATATTCCATTTCCTTCGCGTGCCCTCGCACCTGGTTCAAACGCCGATATGTACCATGCAGTCTTTCACGTGGGTTTTCCCTATCTTCACCTCGACCATGAGCTCTTAGTGTGCACCCATACTTCCATATCCTCCCCCGCCGGTCTGCACATTCTGGCTATACACTCCCAGCGCCGGTCTATCGTCAAAGTACCCCTGCTCAACCTGCTTTTTCCGGTTGTAGTAGACGTACATGATGTAGAACGCGTGGATGTGGCCAGGGAAGTACCCAAGGACCGTGAGGCAGATGTTCTGTAGCATTGTTAGCAGGCGTCCGGGCCCAGGGATCGAGCTGAAGTGACTGACGATGAGGAGATCCGCTCCACAGCCTGCGACGATGTAGACTGCGACGGGAGGCAGGAAGATCGCTATGATCACGAGAAGGATTGCTGAGATCATGGAGTGCGTGTCCGAGAGGTGACTGTGGATGACTATGCGTTTCTGCTGCTTTTCGCTGGTCGTAGCTCGGCCGAACGCTATGGCAGGTGGGCTTGAGGTTTATGGCAGTTCCGAACAGCAATAGACAGTGAAGGTCGAAGTGTTGGTGTTGGTGCGCCGACCGAAGGGCGAATGATGTCAGTCTACCAGCAAACAGGCGCGTATCCTTGGTGATTTATGCGCTTGCAAATTGTGGCGTACGCGTTTGTGGCGCAGCAGTTGTCGTACAATGAGCTGAACCGCCGCTTGGAGCGAAAGGCGCATGATTTACCTGTGCGCGTCGCTCTCACACAGCGTCCATCGCCGCCCGCGTACTGAGCGTCTCATTCCTGTTGCCCAACCTGCTGATCTGCAAGAAAGCATCGCAACCATAGCCTTCCAAGCTATGAACTTCCAGACTACCAGCCCAGTATTCAGCATAGATCTTGCTCATCGGTAGGCCCATGCCTAGCTTCAGATCTGGTGGCCGTCCTGAAAGTGAGGCCAAAGACGCGTCAGGTCGCTTTTCCTGCGGTCTGCTGCTAACATCCACGGCTGAGCATGGCACTTGTACCTCCTGCATCGTCGCCGCAAGACGAGGCACCTTTCCGAGATTCTCAAGCCTGTTGTGCCGTCGAGGTCCTTTGGCAAACGACCACAGATAAGGCAGAACTTCTCGATCGACACCACCACCTTGGTCCGATACGCGGATGATAACATGCTGCGCTGCTTCGCACACCAGGACTTCGATCGGTGGTGGGTCTTTGAGTCCTCTCTGCTCGACCATAGCTTGTATGCTGTTCCTGAGTAGCTCTCCAAGTATGTATTCGAGGTGAGAGGGGATATACGGGAAAGTTGTGTTCATGTGGCCTTGCAACACGATCTCCGGGATAGTCACATGTGGACCATAAGCCTGCTGAGAGAGCTTTCTTGCGGTAGCAGCGCATTTCTCGATTATCTCCTTAGCGTTACACTTGAGGAAGATCTCTCCAACGAACTCATCTTCAGCGCCTCCAGTCTTCTTGGCATCGGGAAAGTGCCACGGCGAGTGGAAGGTCTCTGTCAATGCCAGATGTTGCTCTGCAATGACTCTCCGACTGATGCGAGAACGAAGTAGATGGGTCATGAAGCGATCACATTCTTCGCCTGGGACCGCGTCTTGGATTTCCAGAATGCCCATGGTGAGCCTCGGTATCACAGTCATGTGCTCCTTCAGCGTCTGCTTCAGCACTTCGCAATACTTGTCGTTGTCCTCCAGCGTGCTTACTTCGGGTACTTTCCGGAATCGTTCAAAAGCTTGGTAGTACAGCTCATAGACATGGCTGATGTGCTGATTTGTGACTGCCGAGTATGGAAGCGTCTGCATGTTACGCAATCTGTGCGCGATACGTGTCGGTAGTTCAAGACGGGCATAGTTGGCAGAGGTGATCAGGCGGTCTTCCGTCAGGCTTCGACCGAAGAAAGTGAGCTGCCGTAAACTGACGGGCCTTGCTTCGCGCTGAATCCAGTCGTCCAGAATAGTCGATGGCCTCCAGGGAGGTGGGAAGGTTCTCTGTGACGCATCCGCATGGCCAAGTCCAGCAGCTGCAGTTGCGTATGCCCTTGCTCGTATCGATGATGGCAGGCGACCGAGCGCTCCAACGCTGGCAGGTCCTGCCATCAAAAGATCATTGAAGTTGATTGAAGTTCATTAATGACAGACATGAGAACGTTGAAGAGACCTTGACAAGCTTGGACGCGTGGGCTGAAAATAGTCAAGCTCCACATGTGGCGTCCTCGTGGAACGTGCAGGTGGCCGTCCCGACCTCACTCACCGACATGCCTTGTCAACGTCGGTCTGTAGTCAGACCTCGCCATGTCTCAAGCTTGAAGGCATGATATGACCGTTCAACAGAGCTACATGTACATTTCATCAGGCAAGAATGTAAGTGTGGCGCAGTCGCGACCGAGAGTTTTGCCTCAATGGCGGGGCAAAGAGCGATTGCTTGCCGAGTCCCATGATTAGAACTACATGTATTGACAAACACGTTGTCTCATGCTCACCTTGACGCATGCCTTCCCGTAACAGGTGCGACAGCCCTGTGATGAGGCTGAAGAGCTTCGACATGAGCAAGTGAATGCTGCCGGTTATCACGTGCATGTCTGCTCCTTGTGTGGCCTGCCAGGAAATCTTTCATTGTTCGAACTGTAGCACGACAACCAATCAGAGCCAATCAGTGACGACAGAGCTATGAATTCCGGCGCTGCACACAGTTTGAGGCACCACTCTTCATACATGTACCTCTCTACATGCTTGCGCGTCTGCTCGAACAGTGCGATCTCGACATATCCCGCCGCTCTACGTAATCATCACGCGCCGGCGCATACAAATTGCTGGCACCAGCTGCAGCTGCCAAACCGCGGCAAACAGCAAGCATAGTGTGTACGAAGCAGGAAGCAGCACCTTCCCTGCAGCCTACGCAGGCACGCATAGAAGTCGCAATGGACCAGGTAAGCTGCTCTGACTGCCCACTCTGTTGCTCACAGCACTTCCCACGCTTCCGCTCGCGCCTATACACCCACACACCCACATAAACACCACATACCACGATCCAGCTGACGTAACGGCGCTCCAGCAGCTCGGCAGCGACATGCTGCTCGACTCCGACTACGATGAGAAGCGCCTTACACCCAACGATGACAACGACAACGTCGCCATCATATCGCCCGACGACGCCGACAGCATGGTCGACGACCCCGACCCCAGCGCCGAACCCGCACAACCGCCCGCCGATGACCACGAGGCGATGATGGCCCGCTTCATGCCGGCGTCACCAGATTACGAGACAGAAGCAGAGACAATTCACACATGGGACATCACAAACTGGCGGACCCTTCCTAAGCGGACACATGGTCCCGTGTTCCACTGTGGCAACCACCCGTGGCGCATCCTTTTCTTTCCAGCAGGCAACTCTGCGTCGGAAAGCGTTTCCTTCTACCTTGAGCAAGGATTCGGCGACGAGAAGCCACCCGAAGACTGGTATGCATGTGCTCAGTTCATGCTGGTACTGCACAACCCCAAAGATCCATCAATCTACCTCCACCATGTAGCGAACCATCGGTTTACTGCGGAGGAAGGCGATTGGGGCTTCACCAGATTTGCCGACAAGAACAGGATCTTTGCGGCCAAGTTCGACGACAAGGATCGTCCGCTAATAGAGGATGACGGAGCGCGGATGACGGCCTACGTGCGCGTGCTGAAGGATCCAACAGGTGTTCTGTGGCACAACTTCGTTAACTACGACAGCAAGAAAGAGACCGGCATGGTTGGACTGAGAAATCAGGGAGCTACCTGCTACCTCAACTCGCTTCTGCAGTCGCTATACCTCACTGGTGCCTTCCGCAAAGCAGTATACCAGATACCGACAGAGACGCCAGAAGATAAAGAGGCGTCACAATCTGCTTACGCACTGCAAAGATTGTTCTACCGTTTGCAGGCCGACGCCACCGCCGTCGGTACACAGGAGCTCACACACTCGTTCGGTTGGGAAAGCAGGCAAATCTTTGAGCAGCAAGATGTCCAGGAACTGTCCCGGATCTTGATGGAGAAGCTGGAGACACGGATGAAAGGAACCGAAGCAGAGAACGCTCTCAACAACATGTTCGTTGGCAAGATGAAGACCTATCTCAAGTGCGTTAACGTCGACTACGAATCAAGCAGAATCGAAGAGTTCTGGGACTTGCAATTAAACGTGTCCGGATGCAAGAGCCTAGACGACAGCTTCAAGGACTACATCCAGAAGGAACTGCTGGAAGGCGACAATAAGTACGCCGCCGAAGGCTATGGACTCCAAGATGCCGAGAAGGGAGTCATCTTCGAGAGCTTTCCAAACGTCCTGCATCTACAGCTCAAGCGTTTCGAGTACGACTTCCAGCGGGATGCCATGATGAAAGTCAACGACAGATATGAGTTCCCCGAGGTTTTCGACGCAACGCCATACCTTGACGAGACTGCAGATAAGTCAGAACCTTACGTCTACCATTTACATGGTGTCCTGGTGCACTCAGGCGACCTGAACGCTGGCCACTACTACGCGTTTCTGAAGCCGGACAAGAACGGCGAGTTCTATCGCTTCGACGACGACCGTGTCACTCGAGCAACGAAGCGAGAGGCAATCGACGAGAACTTTGGTGGTGACTATGGTGCTAACGGAACCTACGGACAAAAAGGCCAGAACCCGTACACCCGGCAATGGTCCACCAAACGCTCGAACAATGCCTACATGTTAGTGTATGTCCGCGAGAGCCGACTCGACCAAATACTCCTTCCCGACGCTGAAGTCAAGCCACCTGAGCATCTACCCGCCAAGATTGCAGAGGAACGTGAACAGAACGAGAGACGTCGCAAGGAGAAAGAAGAAGCGCACCTCTACATGAACGTCCATGTAGCAACCGAAACGAATTTCAAGGCATATCAAGGAGTCGATCTCATTCCCTGGGCCAGCGAACAGGCCGATGATCCAGCAGCACCCAAGGTGCACAGATTATTGCGGGACATGACTATCAAAGACTTCACGACTTTCCTCGCGGAGCAACAAGGGCTCGAAAAGAATCTTGTACGGCCATGGATCATGGTCAATAGACAGAACGGTACTGTGCGTCCCGATCATCCGCTCTCCTGGCCGGATATGACCTTGCAGGAAGCGGCGGATAAGTTCAGCACCAGGCAAAGTGGCTTCCGCGTGTTCGTTGAACAAACCACTCGGGACGAAAAGGGCTTGCCTGCGTGGCCGGATGACGAAGAACATGTTCAGCCATCATCACCCGTCCACCTAACCAATGGAAACGGCGCCAAACAACAAAAGCCAATCATTTTGTTCTTGAAGTACTTTGACGTTGATCAGCAGCTTCTTACAGGCGTCGGCCACGTCTATATGAGCCCTCTCGACAAAGCACAAGACTTGGCGACGCCGATTTTGGAGATCATGAAGTGGGAAGCTGGATCAATCCATCTCGAGCTGTTCGAGGAAATCAAGCAGAACTACATCGAGCCTATGAAGCCACGCAATACGTTGATTGCTTCGGAGATACAAGATGGAGACATCATCTGCTTCCAGCGCCACCTTGAAGAGGCCGAAGCGGAAGCTATCAAAGCGAAGAGCCCTGGCGCCAGTTTATCTGCGCCAGCTTACTACGACTTCATGATGAACCGCCTCTTTGTCGAATTCACGCCAAAGACACTGCCAGTGCAGAATCTACAAGTCAAGAACGAAGGTGATGAGAGGTTCAAACTCGCACTATCGAAGAAAGACACCTACGACGCTATTGCCCACAAGGTCGCCGAATATCTGTCAAAAGTCAACGCAACGCCTGTCGACCCCACACATCTGCGCTTTACCACCACCAATATCCAGTCGGGCAAGCCCCGAGCGGTGGTGAAGCGAGTGCAAGGGGCCACAGTTAGTACGATTCTCCTGGGAACCAGCGGGTATGGCGGTTACTCCTACGCACCATCTCAGGCACCTGACCATCTCTTCTACGAAGTACTGGAGATGAGTTTGACGGATCTGGAGCAGCGCAAGAACATTCGTATCACCTGGCTGTCGGAAGGCATCACTAAGGAAGAGCAAGTCGACCTGCTAGTACACAAGCAGTCGCAGTTCGATGCCGTGCTCGATGCACTTCACAAGAAGCTTCAGCTGCCAGACGAAATTATCGATCACATCCGTTTCTACGAAGTGCACAGCAACAAGGTGTACAAGGTTATTCCTCGGACTCACGGTGTGCTTGCGCTCAATGAATTCATGTCGGTGTATGCCGAGCGGATACCCGAAGAGGAGAAAGAGCTCGATCAAGAAAAGGGCGACCGTCTACTCTACTGCTTCCACTTCGAGAAGGAGCCATCGAAATCGCATGGAGTGCCTTTCATATTCCTGCTGAAGGATGGTGAAGTCTTCAAGGAGACCAAGGAGCGCATCTCGAAACGCACTGGTATCAAGGGCAAGAATCTGGAGAAGGTGCGCTTTGCCGTCATCAAGGGAGGCCAGAACTATAGCCGGCCTCAGTGGGTGGAAGATGGTAAGCCTGCCGATTGATGTAATCATTCGACAGAGTACTAACACCTTTGCAGAAGACATCCTATCAGAGAAGCTCAGCCCAGATGATCACCTCGGCCTGGAGCATCCCAACAGGAACCGCAACAACTGGGCGAGATACGAGAGCTTGAACATCAGATAGCATCAGATAGCCCATGCATTGCGATGGCGCTGCGGCTTTAACGTGCATCGATAACGCACGCTGGATTTGACGATTGTACAGATACTCGCATGCGGTTGCGACGGCGAACATGAGTGGACGGCAGAGGCAGGAGTTTTTGTGGGTTGAGCTAGAGTTGTTGTACTACAATTGCGTTTGCGTGGCGTTGAGGTGCAGCACTAGTGATGGACAACAGCCTGCATGTAGCGGGCTGGGAAGATTCATGGCATTAGATAGTGAGAGAAAGGATCATTGAGCGTATCGGCAGTGGGATCGCAAGGCCCCAGTATGCATTGCATGTGAGACGTGACTGCCGTCATTTGCCGAGGCCGAGGACGTGGCGCAGCTTCGAGATCCTGGTTAAGGAGAGCACGAGAGCAACGTGTGAAACCTGCCACCAGCACCAACTTCGAATCTTTCACAACAACTTGCCAATCTCAATATGCACACCTGGATTCGTGTACCCCACGATGTCGACAAATGCCGGGCCTGGGACTGCGGAGAAATTGTTACCTGTTGCCTAATACTCCCAAAGTATATACTCAACCCTACAACTCTGGAGCAAGCCCGTAGCTAGAAGGACAAAGCATTCTCTCGCACTCGAACAATATGCTTGCCAACGCCTCGTTCATGCCTTCTGGACAAGGAGGCCTAGTTTCACTCTTGTTTGGACTGGTCTTGCCAATAGTGATCATATTGACTTTCTGGTACGGCACCAACTCTGACCGCGATGACATTCCGCCTTTACTCACGCAGCTGCTGCCGGCTGGACATGCGGCGTGCAAGAGTTCGACGACTTTTGAGTGCTCGAGCTGCTTGACCCCGGTGATGGCATATGTCAATCAGACGGAAAGTGATCTCTGGACATATGAGTATGCTCGGGATGCGGGTAACGAAGGGTTATCTGATACTCAGTGCGCCTCGGCCTTTCCGGGGTTGTTTGAGGATGTTGATCAAGGTGTTGCATACTGGAAGAAGAACGAGATGGTCCCCGCTGTGACATTGAACGCTATCCAGCTGGAGAATGGCATGACCAGAGCTTTGATCTACGAGGGGCATTTGTATATCGTTGCAACAAAatagctagccgaggaccATCGAAGGAAGATCGTCGCAGTCTTGAGCGCTATGCATCGCGCTCTGGCAGCTGCGCACGACAAGGCGTCGATACCAGATATCGAATTTGTCTTCTCCGTTGAAGACAAAGCTTCAGATGTGACAGGGGGCCACATGCAGCCGCTCTGGGTCGTTGCTCGCAAAGCTGATGAGCAATCCTTCTTCCTCGTCCCGGATTTTGGACTCTGGGCATGGGATAATATCATCACAGGCGAGAATAACGAGATCGGACCCTACGATGAAATCGTTGAGAAGGCTTTGGCGATCGAGAAGAATACGCCCTTCACGAGTAAGATACCACAACTCGTATGGCGCGGCAAACTCAGCTTCGCGCCCAAGCTGCGGCGAGGTCTTCTGGACGCTAGTCGTGACAGGGAATGGAGCGATGTCAAGGAGCTGAACTGGGACGTCCGGGAGAACTACTTGACACTGGAGGATCACTACAAGTACCAATTCATCGCGCACGTGGAAGGGCGATCTTACTCTGCGTCGCTGAAGTATCGACAAGCCTGCAATTCTGTGGTCGTAGCGCACAAGCTGTCGTACATCCAGCACCATCACTACCTCCTGGTATCAAGCGGGCCACAACAGAACTACGTCGAAGTGGAGCGAGATTTCTCGGATCTGGATGTGAAGATGCGGGATTTACTGGACCATCCTGAGAAAGCGGAAATGATTGCGCATAACAGTGTGAGGACTTTCCGTGAAAGGGACTTGACCGATGCGGCGGAGGCTTGTTATTGGCGAGCGCTGTGGAGAGGGTATGGAACGGTCTCTGAGCCGGCGAGGTTGTGGCATGAAGCGGTGACGGGACAGAGGGTCAAGCGCGGGATGAGGTATGAGACGTTTATACTGCTGTCGAGTGAGAGATGCTGGACTT
Above is a window of Fulvia fulva chromosome 6, complete sequence DNA encoding:
- a CDS encoding Ubiquitin carboxyl-terminal hydrolase 21 yields the protein MDQQLGSDMLLDSDYDEKRLTPNDDNDNVAIISPDDADSMVDDPDPSAEPAQPPADDHEAMMARFMPASPDYETEAETIHTWDITNWRTLPKRTHGPVFHCGNHPWRILFFPAGNSASESVSFYLEQGFGDEKPPEDWYACAQFMLVLHNPKDPSIYLHHVANHRFTAEEGDWGFTRFADKNRIFAAKFDDKDRPLIEDDGARMTAYVRVLKDPTGVLWHNFVNYDSKKETGMVGLRNQGATCYLNSLLQSLYLTGAFRKAVYQIPTETPEDKEASQSAYALQRLFYRLQADATAVGTQELTHSFGWESRQIFEQQDVQELSRILMEKLETRMKGTEAENALNNMFVGKMKTYLKCVNVDYESSRIEEFWDLQLNVSGCKSLDDSFKDYIQKELLEGDNKYAAEGYGLQDAEKGVIFESFPNVLHLQLKRFEYDFQRDAMMKVNDRYEFPEVFDATPYLDETADKSEPYVYHLHGVLVHSGDLNAGHYYAFLKPDKNGEFYRFDDDRVTRATKREAIDENFGGDYGANGTYGQKGQNPYTRQWSTKRSNNAYMLVYVRESRLDQILLPDAEVKPPEHLPAKIAEEREQNERRRKEKEEAHLYMNVHVATETNFKAYQGVDLIPWASEQADDPAAPKVHRLLRDMTIKDFTTFLAEQQGLEKNLVRPWIMVNRQNGTVRPDHPLSWPDMTLQEAADKFSTRQSGFRVFVEQTTRDEKGLPAWPDDEEHVQPSSPVHLTNGNGAKQQKPIILFLKYFDVDQQLLTGVGHVYMSPLDKAQDLATPILEIMKWEAGSIHLELFEEIKQNYIEPMKPRNTLIASEIQDGDIICFQRHLEEAEAEAIKAKSPGASLSAPAYYDFMMNRLFVEFTPKTLPVQNLQVKNEGDERFKLALSKKDTYDAIAHKVAEYLSKVNATPVDPTHLRFTTTNIQSGKPRAVVKRVQGATVSTILLGTSGYGGYSYAPSQAPDHLFYEVLEMSLTDLEQRKNIRITWLSEGITKEEQVDLLVHKQSQFDAVLDALHKKLQLPDEIIDHIRFYEVHSNKVYKVIPRTHGVLALNEFMSVYAERIPEEEKELDQEKGDRLLYCFHFEKEPSKSHGVPFIFLLKDGEVFKETKERISKRTGIKGKNLEKVRFAVIKGGQNYSRPQWVEDEDILSEKLSPDDHLGLEHPNRNRNNWARYESLNIR
- a CDS encoding [Pyruvate dehydrogenase (acetyl-transferring)] kinase 2, mitochondrial, yielding MAGPASVGALGRLPSSIRARAYATAAAGLGHADASQRTFPPPWRPSTILDDWIQREARPVSLRQLTFFGRSLTEDRLITSANYARLELPTRIAHRLRNMQTLPYSAVTNQHISHVYELYYQAFERFRKVPEVSTLEDNDKYCEVLKQTLKEHMTVIPRLTMGILEIQDAVPGEECDRFMTHLLRSRISRRVIAEQHLALTETFHSPWHFPDAKKTGGAEDEFVGEIFLKCNAKEIIEKCAATARKLSQQAYGPHVTIPEIVLQGHMNTTFPYIPSHLEYILGELLRNSIQAMVEQRGLKDPPPIEVLVCEAAQHVIIRVSDQGGGVDREVLPYLWSFAKGPRRHNRLENLGKVPRLAATMQEVQVPCSAVDVSSRPQEKRPDASLASLSGRPPDLKLGMGLPMSKIYAEYWAGSLEVHSLEGYGCDAFLQISRLGNRNETLSTRAAMDAV
- a CDS encoding Plasma membrane proteolipid 3, with the translated sequence MISAILLVIIAIFLPPVAVYIVAGCGADLLINICLTVLGYFPGHIHAFYIMYVYYNRKKQVEQGYFDDRPALGVYSQNVQTGGGGYGSMGAH